A genomic region of Papaver somniferum cultivar HN1 chromosome 7, ASM357369v1, whole genome shotgun sequence contains the following coding sequences:
- the LOC113294069 gene encoding salutaridinol 7-O-acetyltransferase-like — protein sequence MDQFIPINLRYNTESGTCRDNLVQLVTQVNMFDCGGMVVGVSVLHNIADAASLSIFVNAWARTNARIKMNDGGHYEEGESIIPTFDGAFHFPPKDVPNVLPFKMDPGNSDIVTVCKRFVFVSSKIVALKAKDANNLHVANPTKVELVTALLWQCASNLKFTVDSKPSMLCIAVNILRRMVPPLSDHSIGSLIALALVGPLKKPGEDELHELVGSLRSSI from the coding sequence ATGGATCAATTCATTCCTATTAACCTCCGTTACAATACGGAATCAGGTACATGCAGAGATAATCTGGTGCAACTAGTAACTCAAGTTAACATGTTTGATTGTGGCGGAATGGTAGTTGGAGTTTCTGTGTTGCATAACATCGCTGATGCAGCATCATTAAGCATATTCGTTAATGCTTGGGCAAGAACAAACGCTCGTATAAAGATGAATGATGGAGGTCATTATGAAGAAGGAGAATCAATCATCCCTACTTTTGACGGTGCTTTTCATTTTCCTCCGAAAGACGTACCTAATGTTCTGCCATTCAAAATGGATCCAGGAAACAGTGATATCGTTACCGTTTGCAAGAGGTTTGTCTTCGTTTCATCCAAAATTGTTGCTCTTAAAGCCAAGGATGCCAATAATTTACATGTAGCAAACCCGACGAAGGTGGAATTAGTAACAGCGTTGTTATGGCAGTGTGCTTCGAACCTAAAGTTTACGGTAGATTCAAAACCATCCATGTTGTGTATAGCCGTGAACATACTCCGAAGGATGGTTCCTCCATTGTCTGACCATTCTATAGGGAGTCTCATTGCGCTTGCACTAGTAGGACCATTGAAAAAACCAGGTGAAGATGAATTGCATGAATTGGTGGGAAGTCTGAGATCCTCCATATAG
- the LOC113292702 gene encoding uncharacterized protein LOC113292702 — MGVNIDAIDSTDVPDEYESTSSNSDAPEEPVAGRKKAKKKKPRVHAPEKYDWANARVLVQFLQVFFEATVEFSSSTNVTSHTFLAEICDVRGDLNEWKKAHYDPHLSHMGEKMLLKYNKYWGVGSVLASSESVGETGGSPSQESSSSSSTLHRKRRYKAHREDRKTQLSTMEDFDKS, encoded by the exons ATGGGTGTTAATATTGATGCTATTGACAGTACAGATGTTCCCGATGAATATGAATCTACTTCATCTAATTCTGATGCTCCTGAAGAACCCGTAGCTGGTCGGAAAAAAGCCAAGAAGAAAAAGCCTCGTGTGCATGCTCCTGAAAAGTATGATTGGGCTAATGCTCGAGTCCTAGTTCAGTTTTTAcag GTATTTTTTGAAGCCACTGTTGAGTTTTCTAGTTCTACGAATGTCACTTCGCATACATTTTTGGCGGAAATTTGTGATGTACGTGGAGATTTAAATGAATGGAAAAAAGCTCATTATGATCCTCACTTAAGCCATATGGGTGAGAAGATGTTACTTAAATACAACAAGTATTGGG GTGTAGGAAGTGTGTTAGCCTCGTCAGAATCTGTAGGTGAAACTGGTGGTAGTCCTAGTCAAGAGAGCTCTAGTTCTAGTTCTACGTTACATAGAAAGAGAAGATATAAGGCCCATAGAGAAGATCGTAAAACCCAGTTGTCTACAATGGAGGATTTTGACAAATCATAG
- the LOC113295419 gene encoding putative F-box/kelch-repeat protein At4g22430, giving the protein MKMSLSESSSSSSNKFLKKKALNSTYFTEDFWFQIFPYFPLNLIFKFKCVSKVWNLHLSSPNFIHKWIQFNNNNLCPWILFYIFKQNSLRKFSIAYLGSHSQFISNHNGFSFQFLPNSNSTLYFLGSSNGLVLCLRNSIHYVCNPLTQKWVELPTTPHRYDTERLATLTGFVCECSSEHTSYKVVRILPWQTNSNKFNIQIFSSDLGKWEFYDIFCPDGVTLISIRGASVGLPTGGVIIHRNMRYWMGWYNKISAYDLGNNESEFRQCRMVVLPDRGIGSTRCLGESNGSIFCAQMRRHEATLCVWVLQEENFCLLHNNIDLHDLFAEISIKLSANSVGVRWGDIIKVIGFSPVDSNVVIISYKNYV; this is encoded by the coding sequence ATGAAGATGTCTCTgtctgaatcatcatcatcatcaagcaacaaatttttgaagaagaaagcCTTAAACAGCACATATTTCACAGAGGATTTTTGGTTTCAGATCTTTCCTTATTTTCCTCTGAATCTCATATTTAAGTTCAAATGTGTCTCTAAGGTATGGAATCTGCACCTCTCTAGCCCTAATTTCATACACAAATGGATTCAATTCAATAATAATAATCTCTGCCCATGGATCCTATTTTACATTTTTAAACAGAATTCGTTGAGAAAGTTTTCAATTGCATATCTTGGTTCTCATTCCCAATTTATTTCTAATCACAATGGGTTTTCTTTTCAATTCTTACCAAATTCAAACAGTACATTATACTTTTTAGGATCAAGTAATGGTCTGGTTTTATGTCTTAGAAATTCAATTCATTATGTCTGTAATCCACTTACTCAAAAATGGGTTGAACTTCCTACTACACCACATCGATATGATACGGAAAGACTTGCAACTTTAACTGGTTTCGTATGCGAGTGTTCTTCGGAACACACAAGTTATAAGGTTGTGCGGATACTTCCATGGCAAACGAATTCGAACAAAttcaatattcaaatattttcttcTGATTTGGGTAAATGGGAATTCTATGATATTTTCTGTCCTGATGGTGTTACTTTGATATCCATTCGAGGTGCCTCTGTTGGATTACCCACTGGTGGTGTGATTATCCATAGAAATATGCGATACTGGATGGGCTGGTATAATAAAATTTCAGCATATGATCTAGGGAACAATGAATCTGAATTTCGTCAATGTAGGATGGTTGTGTTGCCTGACAGGGGAATTGGTTCCACTCGTTGTCTTGGGGAATCAAATGGATCTATCTTTTGTGCTCAAATGAGAAGACATGAGGCGACTCTATGTGTCTGGGTGCTCCAGGAGGAGAATTTCTGTTTGTTGCACAACAATATTGACTTACATGATCTATTTGCCGAAATTAGTATCAAATTAAGTGCAAATTCTGTTGGTGTTAGATGGGGTGACATAATTAAAGTTATCGGTTTCAGTCCAGTTGACAGTAATGTTGTTATAATCAGTTACAAGAACTATGTTTAG